The following proteins are co-located in the Pelecanus crispus isolate bPelCri1 chromosome 5, bPelCri1.pri, whole genome shotgun sequence genome:
- the LOC104026953 gene encoding carnosine N-methyltransferase 2, with protein sequence MDPVPEMKRNRFPSMNFEAEILTAPHDNSELYVIPSMRSLTAEEYVEAFKSFLDHSTEHQCMDEFNKEEMPNIMAGLGNGKSTINVLGVGSGTGEQDLKMIRILQAVHPGVFIDNEIIEPNPQHVAAYKELVNQAPDLQNVSFIWHQFTSLEYEQQVKEKGAHKKFDFIHMIQMLYRVEDVPNTIKFFHSCLDHHGKLLIIILSDSSGWASLWKKYRHCLPSTDSGHYITSSNITDVLKRLSIEYRIYEFPSGWDITKCFIEGDPVGARMMDFLTGTKNFLGTAPPRLRQQLQEALCQPECSSKKDGRIIFSNNLSMIVVES encoded by the exons ATGGACCCGGTCCCGGAGATGAAGAG GAATAGGTTCCCCAGCATGAACTTTGAAGCAGAGATTCTGACAGCTCCACACGATAATTCAG AGCTATATGTGATCCCTTCCATGAGAAGCCTCACAGCTGAGGAGTATGTAGAAGCCTTTAAGTCATTTTTGGATCATTCAACAGAGCACCAGTGTATGGATGAGTTCAACAAGGAAGAAATGCCCAACATCATGGCTGG TCTCGGCAATGGAAAATCAACTATAAATGTTCTGGGAGTTGGAAGTGGCACAG GTGAGCAGGATTTGAAAATGATCAGGATACTGCAGGCTGTGCACCCGGGGGTCTTTATTGACAATGAAATCATAGAGCCCAACCCACAGCATGTGGCAGCTTACAAAG agttgGTGAATCAAGCTCCAGACCTGCAGAATGTCTCTTTTATTTGGCACCAGTTCACTTCCTTGGAGTATGAACAACAGGTGAAAGAGAAAGGTGCACATAAGAAATTTGACTTCATCCATATGATCCAG ATGCTGTACCGTGTGGAGGATGTTCCCAATACTATcaagtttttccacagctgcctTGACCATCATGGTAAACTCCTGATCATAATTTTATCAG ACAGTAGTGGATGGGCCAGCTTATGGAAGAAGTACAGACACTGCTTGCCTTCCACCGACAGTGGCCACTACATCACCTCCAGCAATATCACGGATGTTTTGAAGAGACTGAGTATTGAATACCGCATTTATGAATTCCCATCGGGCTGGGATATCACCAAGTGCTTTATCGAGGGGGACCCGGTTGGAGCCCGCATGATGGATTTCCTGACAGGAACAAAAAACTTCCTGGGCACGGCCCCCCCGAGGCTGCgtcagcagctgcaggaggctcTCTGCCAGCCCGAGTGCAGCAGCAAAAAAGACGGGAGGATCATCTTCAGCAACAACTTGAGTATGATTGTAGTTGAATCCTAG